The genomic interval AGGTTTTGAAAGGGGTGAGATGAGAAAAGGGGGAGGGCAGATCCCCAAAGCTAACCCTGGGTATTCTTCATTTTTAACCATTTAAGTAGGGGGTAAAAGCAGTGAactggagcagagcagatggTGACTGGCTATTGCGAGTGACACACCGGTCACAGTTGCAGCCAGCAAACATCTCCGTGCTTTCCCTGCAGAGGGCTGTGCCTCAGTCCCACCTGTTTCTCAAGAGACCAGTCTGAATAAGACCTACCTAGCAGAGAAATTCCTGTATGATGTGCTTTGCTCATTGCTGAATTCACTTTTTagattttcttcatcttccagTCTGTTAACATGTGGCACATCAGTTTGCATCCAATTAGCAGTGTTTGTATAGGATTAACTTTGTGCATGTTTACACTTAAAGGATTTATCTTCATTAACTTGTTGAGCTcctatttctttcaaaatccgTTTACTCAGAACTATTAATTCAGCACATCCCAAGTGACTTGATTTGTTCTGACTGGAGCTCAACATCCCATATCAGTGAGTGATATTGTGTACTCCAAGTATAATCCTGGGCACTCCCAGGTGCTACCAGCCCAGCCCCCTGAACTAGCAAGCTCCTGGTGTTTGAGTCAGGTTGCACGTACGTGAAGCAAGTAAGCAAGGTGCACGTCTGTCTGCAAACTATGGGATGGAGCACCTGGGCTCTGCCCTAGGTTATGCCCTTCCCCAGGGTTCCCGTAGGACCAAAGGGATGGCTGCACCTTCCTGGTGTCCGTGGGAAGGGAGTGTGCTTTGGAGAACAGTGGGGAAGAAGCAAAGACGGGTATGGTGATGGGAAAGGTATGAATCtcacctttctttcttccccccccccccctttctttcttccccctcccatTCGTTGGGTGCACTCAAAGCCTTGCCTCAAGACCTCTCACATGCACAGAAAGTTCTCACCACATTAGTCTGAACAGAGTCCCAACCTTTTGAAGGCATTGATGGATTCATTCATTCATCAAGTGTTTTATAAGGCATTTTTGTGTCAGCATTAGAGAtcagaaaggttttctttttcatatgaGAAAGATCTTGGCCGTCTTTCTTCCAATGGTGATCTCTGACAGGACAAGTAATTCTACTCGTTTTGTTAAAACCTAAAGAGCAGTACATTAATAAGTGTCTGGTACAAAGAACTGATAAATGTAATCAAATAGGTTTTAAGCTAAAGCTTGtaattcagtctttttttcttcttttttcttttttttttttttttggaaaaaaaatcataggaaATACTATACTTATTGTACTTTCTTATTGTTCAGGAATCCAttggcagcagcaaagcagtcCTTATGGAAACCATTCTTGATCTGTTTTGTGTCAGGGGTTTCCTCTATAGCTGTTCTTGAAGGTGCTTTCCGATATGTCTATAAAAGCCAAATCAAAAGTAAGTACTTGGATTTATTTAGTGTCCCCCGAACACTACTTATGGTTAACTGTAAAATGGAGCTGTCTGGTGTTGTTGATGCAGATGTGTATGTTTGCTTCAGACTGCATTAAGAGAACTGTATTATTTTCACTGCTCTGGGTGATATTACCTTACTAGTATTACTGTAATACTTCTTGATgtcaaaagacattttaagacattttaacTAAAAGCTCTATGTGCGCAGGCAGGCTGGAGCAGTGCCTGctaaaaaaaaggtgaaataaacAATGCAAAGACTCAgctgcctctttctttttttccaaggagggagagaagaacTCAAGAAGTTGCCCCAAAGAGGAAATTCAGACCTCTTAATCCTGAACACACCTCCTGGCTTGCTCTCCAAGTGCAGAAAAGCTGAGCTATGATGGGGAGGTCATCTCTACCGAACAACTGTCTTTTGCAGACGTTGCTGTATTGATCATTCTTAACTGACATATATATTGTAATACAAACATATTTTAAGTATTGATGCTCATTCTACACGTGAATTCACTAGTGCCACTATCcaaaaagttctttttctcccccaccctTGTCAGAGAGTTCTTGGAAGACTCTTACCTTAATGTAGAAGTTTATGAAGAGAATGACCAGTGTGGCCATGTAGGAGGACTGGAACATGAGGCAGCCAAATGGGAATCCACATGGCTTCACAGCTGCACTGAGCGTGTGTACAATAGTGAGCAGAAACTGGATCTGTGGAGGAAAGATCATGCATGAATATTTGCATCAATACTAGCTAAATCAGATATAACGACGTCACCTAGTCCTGCTCTTGGGAAGTTTGAGTACTCAAAAACTATCCCTTTCTGAACCTGTGCATGTATTGTGAGGGTGAAGTTAAAATGGTGTtcttattaaatgaaaaaaaaaccccacacctaaGGGGTCAGAGGTTTCAAAAAGTCTGAGTTTATAGGCCTAGTTGGCAAAATGTaagctcttttattttaatagggGTTGTTTTATCTTCCAGACCATGTCATGCCAGGTACAGTGTTGTCTCTTGCTGGACAGAAGCTTGAGAAAACTCTGAAGACTCCAGGCAACAGCTTTAGAAGTCTAAATAGAGAATGGAAATCCCAGGTCTGAGAAGTTCAGGCAGCCTGGCATTTGCATTGATGGAGTTAAGATGGGGACAAACGAAGCAAAAATGAGATGCAGAAGGAGTGGCAGCATGCTTCAGGGCAGCGTgttgcagctgcagggatggtCTCAGCTCAGGGGAGAAGCATTTGCTGAACACATTTCTACAAGGTGTTTTAAGTTCACTGCAAACATCTGAACTCCCAAATAATATGAAAAGGCCCCAAGATAGAAAAGCGGAAGGAACACTATTTCATATCAAGCCCTATATCTTGTTGATAGAAGTTTTTGATGTGGCTCAGCTCTTTGGGTACAGTACCTGCTGGAATGGACTTTAAGAAGTCAGAGAACTTCTGTCTTGTCTAAGAGTTTGTTtacataattttgcattttgtagtTGTAACGTGGTGTGGTGAGTTAACCTTGGttggctgccaggtgcccacccagctgctctctcacatCCTCAGTAGAgtagggggagaaaataagattaagaaactcatgggttgaggtaaGGGCAGAGCAATTGGTAAAACTTGCCAACTacagtcacaggcaaaacagactcgacttcAGGAaggttatttatttaattaattaatgggcttcaccacgggctgccgGGGAGTCTctgtccctcctcccctccttctgcTCAGacctgggtggctgcagggctgtttcatgttttcttgCTCCTCTCTCTCCgctgctgtgcagcattttttaCCCTTTATTAAATATGATACCACAGAGGTGCCCCCAGctttgctgatgggctcagctttggccagcgCTGGGTCCATcctggagccagctggagcTGATTCTATAGGACAGTTTTAATAGCTTTTGAATCAGTCCATTTGCCAGGATTAAGTGGTGTCAATTTTGTATGCAAGAGATCAAAAATTGTGGAATTTTATGGACTGTAGACTTTCTACTGTAttgtagaaaatatttcagaccaTAATTTCCTTTATTAAGTTATACTGGGCTGCACTAGGGACTTAttctctctctatatatatatattctatgGCTTTGTTATATTTGAATTCAAACTGGCTTAATTCTGCAAATGACAGTCTTTATCATTCATTTTGCCCCCTCTGGCATTTTGAAGGATTTCTGGTAGTTAAACATGAGAGTCAAATAGATACGTACCAATTGTGCCTGAGTGAGGTATTTCTTCCACCAGAGATATTTGCGCATGGAAGGGATGACTGACAGTCCGTAATAAGAATACATAAGCACATGGATAAAGCTATTCAAAGTGGGTCCAAAGAAACCTGTAAAAATCCatcaaggaaacatttttagatAACAACTGCTAAAAAGTGAGAGAAGATATTATTCTAGCAATGTCTGTTGCATATGATAAGTCTTCCCTTTGCACTTGCCCTTTGCTAAAGACATTCCTGATGTGAAGAGGTGCTGTCCTATGGACAACTGACAAACTAAATGATACTTCCTACCAGTTTTTTCTCATGCTGAATATTGTATTTTCATgccatattttttgttttctcttcagtttccttttctattCCGTAGTTTACGGGttattgcttttgtttccctctgAACCTTCTTTGCGTGAGTCTCTCCATTATTGCTGTAAGCTTTGAACACTGCTGTGGGTGACTGTGCTGCTGGTACTGCACCTTAGTAGTATTAGTAGCTGCACCTGCTCTCTGGCTCCCTGATGTAGTTGTAATGGCTTTACACTGAAGCAAACTAGACTCGTGTGGCTGTGTTTGAGCATCgctctcattttcttcagtggctCTTCTGCTAGGTGTGAATTTCCAGAATTTCACCCAAGATAATACCTCATCACTTGAATTACTACATATTCTAGAGCAAATTAATTACCCTCTGTACCTTACAGACTATTGAGAAGTAGCAGCACTACTCTCTCCTATATGCTCATGTATGAGCACAAGGCAGTGCTTGAACACTACAGGATGGTCTCACcagttgttttgggttttccACTGATTAATAGTGATTGATTAATTACTTAGCTACTGATTTTTATGCTCTGTTAATTACAATCGTGCAAAGCCAGTGTGAAGCATGGGGAATACGTTCAGACACAAAGAAAGCACAAACACCCATCAATTTGTTTACACTTCTGTTGAAACAGTTTCTACTTGCTGTGAAATCCTTGATCTCTGCTTCTACCTGTAACACTGTTTTACTCTGATTTTTGTGCTGTCCGTAATGAGTGCCAGCAAATGtgaattctgctttctgttcagAGAAACACCTGCAGCGGGTTGCTTTACAAAATATTACAGTGGACTGAGTATCTTTAAAagctcaaagaaagaaaactaattttcttcccagctctggTGATAATGCCACAGGAAGCCTCTGGCTGTATGAAGCCCTGGAAAAACATGCATGTTGAGACACCTGAagtagttctttattttttggaCCTAGTATACAAATGCCAAGTGACTGGCTTGTGGCACCATACATCTTCCCTAACTCAACAGGGGAGATGATAACAATTACAATATCCTCCCAAGAGCCAAGAAGTTTAGAGATTACTGttgtataaaatatattgtaCCCAAAATATAATAAGGCAAAGGATGCTGCTACTTCTGTTGTTGCAATATGAAATGCAAGACCGTATTGAACAGTTCTGGCTGTCCAGTAGTTCTACTACTTGAATGAGATGTattctcatttaaaacaaaacaaactcaaacTGGTATTTTAATTAGTGATTTTGTAGGTGTTTTGCTAAATCAGAATGTTGGATTGCTGCATACAGGAGTCAAACATAAATTTGACTGTAAAAATGCTGTTGAGTTAATTTGCCTGTAAAAATGCTATTGAGTTAATTTGTTGTGATTGACACTGCCTTTACTAAGGTCATGATTTCCTCCCAGATCTGCTTTTAGAGTAGGTTTTGTATGCGATAGCTCTTGTGTACGATGCAGTAGTGTTATCCTGCCTAAAGGTGGTTTGAAGAGAAGTAAATCCAAGAGGCTGTGGCAGCTAAGTGAAATAACAGTCAGATATTTTTGGCCTGAACTTTTAAccatgcttttaattttattgagGTCTGCAGGTGTTCAGCAGTTCTCAAAGGCAATGAACCTTAAAGGTGCTATCACATAGCACAGCGACACACGTGCTTTGCAGAGCGACGTGATTCCCCTCCAGCAACAGGTGACTTACACCCCGGGAGATGAAGCAAACAGAGACTTACTTTGCCCACAGGGTATCCAGTTCAGGACACACCACCAAATGTTAAACATCGTGGCATGGTGATACACATGAAGGAAGGTGATCTggctccttttctttctcagtacAAAGAAGATAGTGTCCATGAATTCaattactttggaaaaataatacCACCACAGCACCTTGGCTACCTGTACAAGCAAGAACAAAGGAGCAGAAGATCAATATTTATCTATAAAAAGACTTAAATATTGCTGTACTTCATCTGTCCATAGGCATGAAACTTTCCCAAAGGCATTAATATCCTACTGAAGGAGAAGCACAAGTTCTGGCTTcgattttatttcccttttgaaTGAGACAGTTTAGAAACAGTTATTATGTGattgtataaatatataatttaagaAATAGGAAACCTTTCCTCAATGTTTATAATcgttctatttttttcttcagagatacAGTTGGGGGGGGACGCCGACgactttttgttgtttctgttttaaggGTGCTACCACTTACACTTTCTTGGCACTGAAGTGATTTTGCTGGCAGCTTCTTTTCAAATAATCCAATTTGACACTCAACGCAATGGAATGTACCCTCCTCTGGGCTTGAGAGGCTTTATCAGAGCTCAGGGTATGTCCTAGGACAGTTACAGACAGGTAAAACAGGGGGAAAACACCTTGTGGATGGGAAAAGGTATTTAACTGACCTTTTCCTTGCCATACCACAGACAAATTTTGAGGGTTGggttatattttttatatatatataataaattatGTAAGTTTACTAGTTTTTCTGCACTTGAGCTTTAACGTTGTCTGGAATGTAAGCTTGACATGGGGAATAACAGACTTAAGAGATGAAATTTCTGTGATGTAGAAATAAGGGTTGAAACTAGAGGTGAGTCAAACCAGCAAAATGTCACTGCAGTTTTCCAGAGTTTAGGGTGGGGTTTAAATCAATTTCCAGCTATAGCTAAATAAGTGTTACATTTTAGATGGTTGATTTTTGTTCCAAGTTTTTTAACGATCCATATTGTCTGTTCCAATAGTCAGGCAACACCATTTTGACAACAGATCTTGATATATGGCTTTTCAAATTACTCCCTGTCGTGCTTTCCACTGCAAGGATGCACCTGTATTGAATCAAAAGGATAACACTTCTTGTTTTCTACCAGCTATTAGGCAACCCGATTAAAAGCCTCGTGTTAAAGATGTCGCCGATAACATCCTTATAACTGCTGTGGCCGCAGAAGTGTTGCACCAAGGATGTGGAGGGAAGGATGGCCATGGATGCTGGGgcttgagctgctgctgtggctcaCCCGCATGTCCGCCTCCCCTGCACTGTGGAGGTTCTGGCACTGCAAGTTGTAGCCTCCTTCCCATGTGGCAAGGATGAGctggaacagaaaacagagcagttATCCTCATGAACAGGCGTAGCATTTTTTTACCACTGCAGTTCTGTGTTTGTTGAAAAAAGCAGCACGGAAGTACGGTAGGTTCCCACTCCTTCCACGAACTGATGCTCTTAAACCAGACAACTTGCTAGtgtcttctgttttgaagaaggGCATCACATTGTGTTGGAGGTATACGCTGAAACAGTACATCTTTTACATTTCTCTGGCTTTAGACCCTTCAAGGCATCTATTAAAATCTCTTGTTACTTATGCAGTGATCTTCACTCTAAATCTCATGCTTGAATATTCTGTCCTGAAGCAGTATGAATGGAAACTTAACACAGCTACCTGTGCAAAACTAGCCTCGAGAAATTCCCTGGTGctaagcaaagcaaacagaaggtAAATCCAAAATAGCACAAAGAGAGAAATACTTCTTAATGCTATACACTTCTCTCTTTATCCTACACGGATAAACGTGGGAGGAAGTAGAGAAGAGCTGGCATAGTGCTGAATGGGGACATGGATAGACACTCAAGCAATTTTTTAGACTTAGCAGATGTCACACCGGGAAGCATCTGAATTGCTGCCCAAGAGGCTGGGGTGAAGGCACACCGCAGTGCTACTGGGGCCATTGCACTTCAACATCAGTAGATGAATAGAGGAACGTACCATTAATCATCCTTGATTTATCATTAAATCAGTCTTAAACAATACCTAGACAGCTTTCAGGCAGGTGTTCTGGCTAGGACATTCAATTGTAAAATCATATGTAAATAGTATTTGTTGAAGAATATCTCTCTATAGAGGTTGCTTATCTTCAGTTGAGCCTCCAAGAATCCCAGATTTTAGATGGCTAGCCTGTGTTTCCAGATTGCTATTCGTGTTTTGAAGATCTCACACAAGCTGTAATCTGGCAAGACCATAACCCTGACAGGGAAAACCAGCATGGGCTAGATTGCTCATCTCAGGACTGGGGAATTCCCAGAGCCTAGTCCCATCCCTGCCACTTGGtcagtgcctcagtttccccaaatGTAACAACTTCGTAGCGGTGTTATGCC from Falco biarmicus isolate bFalBia1 chromosome 3, bFalBia1.pri, whole genome shotgun sequence carries:
- the ELOVL2 gene encoding elongation of very long chain fatty acids protein 2 isoform X1 → MENLKAFDRGVNEFVDYMFGPRDARVRGWFLLDSYLPTFFLTGAYLLCIWLGNKFMKDRPPFSLRAHLIVYNLGITLLSLYMLIELILATWEGGYNLQCQNLHSAGEADMRVAKVLWWYYFSKVIEFMDTIFFVLRKKRSQITFLHVYHHATMFNIWWCVLNWIPCGQSFFGPTLNSFIHVLMYSYYGLSVIPSMRKYLWWKKYLTQAQLIQFLLTIVHTLSAAVKPCGFPFGCLMFQSSYMATLVILFINFYIKTYRKAPSRTAIEETPDTKQIKNGFHKDCFAAANGFLNNKKVQ
- the ELOVL2 gene encoding elongation of very long chain fatty acids protein 2 isoform X2 produces the protein MFGPRDARVRGWFLLDSYLPTFFLTGAYLLCIWLGNKFMKDRPPFSLRAHLIVYNLGITLLSLYMLIELILATWEGGYNLQCQNLHSAGEADMRVAKVLWWYYFSKVIEFMDTIFFVLRKKRSQITFLHVYHHATMFNIWWCVLNWIPCGQSFFGPTLNSFIHVLMYSYYGLSVIPSMRKYLWWKKYLTQAQLIQFLLTIVHTLSAAVKPCGFPFGCLMFQSSYMATLVILFINFYIKTYRKAPSRTAIEETPDTKQIKNGFHKDCFAAANGFLNNKKVQ